GGACTGCGACTGTCAAAACACACAATGGTTTCATCGAGTTGGTCTGGCTCTAAAATCCAAAACTCTTCTGGGGCTTCCTCTTGACTACCATGCCCCGCAAAGTAAAAGAATACCACGTCCTCACTACTGGCTTGGCACAGATGTTGCCGGAAACCATCAATGATTGCTTGACGGGTGGCATTTTGATTGAGTAGTGTGCGCAGATGTAGCTGGTGTCCATCTGTCGCAACCCGTCCTTGCAAATATTCTTGTACAGCCATGATATCGTTGACACAGCCCTGAAGGGGAGAGACAGGACTTACGTATTCGTCAATACCAACCAGCAAGGCATAGATATTACGAGTCATATTTATCTAACTTTTTATATAGATGCAACGATATTCTGCTACAACAGAACATAGCAACTTTCCAAATTATTTGATAAAAAAGGGAACTTCAACAAAATAAAGACTCCCAAGTCGCTACGGACTTAGGGTCTATTGAAAAACTATTGGGATGATAGGATTAGGTTTTTATTTTTTTGAGGTGCGGGCAAACCACTCCTTATATGTTTTCTGATGTTCTTCATCTTCCACAATGACTGTGACTCGCACTGCTTTGCATCCATGATTTCGCTCTAGGGCGATCGCATTTAAAAGTAAACTGGCTATTTTTGGAGAGCTAAATTCACCACTTACAGTTAAACCATCATCCGAATGGGTAGTCGTTGATATTTTTGGAGAGCTCACTTCACCACTTACAGTTAAATCATCATCCAAATGGCTAGTCGTCGATATTTTTGGAGAGCTAACTTCACCACTTACAGTTAAATCATCATCCGAATGGCTAGTCGTCGGTGCAGATGTTTCTCGTTGAATCAAATCAACACCAGAAATTGCTTCTCCTCCTAAATCTATTTGTGCAAGCTGTTTGTATTCTGGGCTAATTTGTTCGACTATAAGTTTCTCGCGCCGGATTGGCACTTGTACAATTTGGGTTTCAATTTCTTTACGGACAATCACCTCACCAACTTTATGTTTGGTGCGCTCAATGATTAATCGTTCTCCGAGCAAACGAATAACATCTTCTACTGAAGAAACCTGACTATTTGTAGCAGCTGCTACTGCTGCAATTAGTTCTGAGTTTTGTCTGTTTGCTTCTTGAGTGTTTAAATTATCTTCCATTTCACTATCTTGAGTTTCTCTTTCTATATAGTTAGGTAAATATTGTACTTGCGATTTCTTTAAGTTTATGAAAATGAATTTATTTGGTGAGTCAATTTTTTCGACGAGCTTACTGCTTAATAGAATTAATCGATCATTTTCCTGACTGTCCGACTTCGATACAACGAAATTTACCTGACGATTGATATCTATGATTAAATCTCTAACTTCACCTACGACCTGACCTTCCCGAGCAATTACAGCATATTTTTTGACTTTTGCCCTTAAATTTTTTAAAAGATTACCAATTCTTGCTATTTTACTTGCCTTTTCATGACTGATATTATATTCTTTGTCAATCATTGCTAAAAATTAAAATAAAGAATCCAGGAGCGGAGCGCTAGATAGCTCCGCCTCCGGTCAGAATCACTTACGTTCGCGGGATTTGGATCTCAACCAACTGTAGGTAGCGTATAGACAGTGGGGATTTAAACCCCTACTCTACCGAGTTTCGCTCTTAGCGTGCGCTTGCGCTTACGCAGTCGCCTACGGAGGCTCTCTCGCTCTCGGGCACGACTGCGAACCCGCCACGCCTTACAGTGAGTCCAGCACTGGTCTCACCTCCTGCGCCGTGCTGGATCCTAACTCCTGAGTTCTTTTGTTAAATTTTTCAAAAATCTTGATTTGATTTACTTTACTAATGATAAGTAGAGACCCGAAATTCCGCGTCTCTACTTATATCACTTAGTAAATAATATTTGATTTAACGCTCATCAATGGGAAGACCGGGAGCGTTGATATCCAATTCTTCACGACGAATTGTTTCTTGAGCCTCAACCGTGTCTTGGTCTACTACTTTCTTCACTCTGACTTCTTCACGTAGAAAAGCTTCTTTGCGAACGTCAGCTGTTTCTTCGTAAATTTCTACGCGAGCAACTTCTCCTTCACGGAAGGTTGCTTCACCAGGAGCAACTGCTCTACCAGCATCTGCTGGAGTGACTCGCTCAACAACAACTCGCTCTTTTTCTACTGGAATAGCAACTCGTGCAGTTTCAGTTTCAATATGTTTACCAACCGTAACTTCTCCAGCTTTCTGGCGTCTCTTATTAGCAACTAGCCGTTCTTCATATAATCTGAGGGTTTGATGATCCTGGTCGTTCATATTGTACAACGGAGCATCTTGATCATATTTGTATGTATCCCGGTCATAAGTGGGATTATTTACCGCAGGTGTTGGTACCACTGGTGTTGGTACCACTGGTGTTGGCTGATATCCTGCTGTCGCCGCTGAATATGTTGGATCTCCTAAACCAGCCGATGCTTCCAGAGGAGTTGTTGTATCTAAGGGAGCGCGATATGTACCGCGTACCCGCTCTTCATAGTCGTAATCAAGAACGTCATGCTCGTTGTACTCAGGTAATCTTTCAGCTTGTTCTCTGGTCATTCCAATTGCATAAACGCGATCAACATTATAGTCAATGCGAGAACGACCAACTGGTAACAAGACTTTCTTGCCAAAAATCCAGAAACCTAGGTCAACGACTAAATAACGGAAATGACCTTCTTCATCTACTAAAACATCACTTACAGTACCGACTTTCTCATCGCTTCCTTCCCCATAGACACCCATTCCTTTAATGTCATTACCTTGGAAAGTATCTTTGTAGTCTGCATCAAAGTCTGCAATTTTATATAAACCCATGATAATTTCCTCTTAACCTATTTTCTCATTTCTCATCTATGATATTAACCAGGTTATCTAATATGCTCCATCTCCCTAACGAGGGAATCAGTTGATGTTACTAGTGTTCTAAAGTCATATCTTATTTTTTGTGATTAACTTCTCTTGCTTTTTTTTAAGTTTTATACTTTTTGTTCCGAGCAGAGTTTTAAATAACAAAGACAGGCAAAATATGAGTCCTTTTTCTCTTGCCTGTCTTTTTTGAGACCACAACTCTATTCAAACAGTTTTGAAAAAATCAATTTAAACAAGATCATTTGGATTCATATCAGTTTGAGCTATGGGTAAATCTCCTTGAGTCCGAACGTCTAACTCTTCCCGACGAATTGTTTCTTGTGCTTCAATTGTCTGTGTTTTAACCACTTTTCTAACGCGGACTTCTTCACGTACAAACGTCTCTTTATGAATATCAGGCTTTTCTTCGTAGATTTCTATGCGTGCTATTTCCCCTTCTTGAAACTGAAATTCACTCGGATTTACTGCGATGCCTGCATCTGTAGGATTAATTCGCTCAATAATAACTCGCTCTTTTTCAATTGGTACTGAAACACGTGCTATTTCTGTTTCAATATGCTTACTAACTGCGACTTCTCCTGTCTTGACACGGTTTTTATTGGCAATAAGCCGCTCTTGATATAGTTTGAAAGTTTGATGGTTCTGGTCATTCAAGTCGTACAGGGGTGCATCCTGTTTATAATTATAAGTATCTTGATTATGATTTACATCACTAGAATTTGGACGATAAGCGTTACGTAGCTGCTCTTCATAATCGTAATCAACACTCATGTCATCTTTGTAGACAGGTAAACTTTGCACTTGCTCTTTGCTCAGCCCATCGACATAAACACGCCGCTGATTATAATCTGTCCGGGAAAGACCAATTGGTAGCAATATTCTTTTATTAGATGAATTATACTCAGTATCTATAACTAAATAACGAAAGCGACCATCTGCATCAACTAGAACATCGCTGACTGAGCCAACTCTGACTCCACCTTCTGTATATAAGTCCAAAGTTGTGATATCGTCGCCACCTAAAGTTTCAGCGTAATTTGGATCAAAGTCTGCAAGTTTATAGAGAGGCATAATATTATTACCAGATCAATTAAGAATGTCTATCCTTTTTTAATCTAGAAATAGATTTAATTTTTGTCATCTGGCTGGCGACTTAATTTATCTAATTAATAATTAGTCATTAGTTATGACTAATTAGTTAGTAGACTATTAAGAAAATGATAGATAGCCAAAAAAAATCTTCCGAAAGATAGGCGAAGAAGATCAACTTAACTCTCTAGTATTGAAATATATATGTCTATTGTAGGATACAAGATGTATGTCCTAATCATTCAGACATAATTTGAAATATTCAAAAGGTAGAGAACTACAATCTACTATGATCAAAACTGCTAATCTAAAATATAAAACTCGATAAAAATGTCTGGTCAAGCTTGGTTATCGCAGCTCAAACAACATAAAGTTATTGCAGTTGTCCGCGCCCCCAAAGTGTCCTTGACACGCCAAATGGCTTTGGCTGTGGCATCTGGGGGAATTCAATTAATTGAAATTACCTGGAATAGTGCTGGTGCGACTGAACTGATTGCACAACTAAAAATAGAATTACCTAATTGTACTATTGGAACTGGTACACTGCTAAATTTAGAACAAATGCAAGAAGCAATTGCAGCGGGGGCACAATTTCTCTTCACTCCCCACGTTGATCCAAAGATGATTCAAGCAGCAGTGGATATAGGCGTAACTATCATACCAGGAGCACTCTCCCCAACGGAAATAGTAACTGCTTGGTCTTGTGGAGCAACCTGTGTCAAGGTGTTTCCCACAGAAGCGATGGGAGGAGTCAGTTATATAAGAAGTTTACGAGGACCTTTGGGTCACATTCCCTTGATTCCGACAGGGGGTGTGACTTTAGAAAATGCCAAAGAATTTTTAGAAGCGGGGGCGATCGCAGTTGGTTTGAGTAGTCAATTGTTTCCCAAAGAGTTTGTCGATACACAAAACTGGGAGGCGATCACTTCAAAAGCTGCAAGCTTAATGCAAAAAATTAGTTAGTTGTGTTGTACCCTTGCCAAGGGCTAACTTGGAGTATGCCTTGCTTAGTAAACACCACCCTGAAATGGACAATTGCTTCCCTAGTTGCTGGTCGTCTTTTCACCAGCCTAGAAAGTAAGTCATTTTTCTTCGTGGTTTCTTCAGTTGAGTAACCACCATTTGAATTGACGAGTTGATAACCTAAAATTGCTCCATCACTGGCTGCACCCAAGCGGTAAACTAAATTTTCCTGACTCCGCCCTCGTTGTTCCCAAGCTTGATTGACTTGGTTGTAAACCTTTTGGTTCAAAGGATAAAACAGGGTGGAGTCTGTGCTTTCTGGTTGTTTAGTCAGAACTGCTGCTAATTCTACAGCAGAAGGTAGCGTGACAATATCAGTTTTTGAAGGCACTTGCCAAATCTTGATAGTTTTGTCTGCACTACCACTGGCGAGGGTATGATTTTGAGGATTGAAAGCTACAGACCAAACGGCTTTGTTATGCCCGACAAGAGTGTTAAGCAACTGCCCAGTTTGGACATTCCACAACTTAATTGTCCGGTCATAACTACCACTGGCGATTTGCTTTCCATCCGGACTGAAGCCAACAGACCAAACTCCATTGTCATGTCCAGAGAGGGTGTGCAGTAATTCCCCTGTCTGGGAATTCCACAACTTAATAGTCCTGTCATAACTGCCACTAGCAAGAGTTTTGCCATCAGGACTCAACGCAATAGACCAAACGGCTTGATCATGTGCTGCTAGGGGGGTTCTCAACTTTCCAGTTTTGAAGTCCCAAATCATAATTTTGCCGTCTTCATTACCACTGACAAGAAGCTGCCCATTAGGACTTATCACTAGGGTTCTGACTGCATCTTGTTGTTTTATAGTGCGTATCACCTCCCCAGTCTTCACATTCCACAGCTTGATTGTCTTATCCCAACTACCACTTGCGATCTGCTTTCCATCTGGACTAATAGCAACAGATTCAACATCGTCTAAATGTCCTGAGAAAGTACGAATGAGTTTGCGGGTTTGAAGATTCCACAACTTAACCTCATTATCCCAACTGCCGGAAACAAGCATACGCCCGTCAGAACTAATGGCTAGGGATTCAACCGCATCGCTATGACCGTCGATAGTATCGAGTAATTTGCCAGTTTGCAGATTCCAAATCTTAAGAGTGCCATCGTAGCTACCACTGACTAAAGTTTTGCCATCCTGACTAATTGCTACTGCATAAACCCATACGGAATGCGCTTTTAGAGTGCGAATAGGTCGAGTAGTTAGCAACGATTTAGAGGTTGATGAAGTCTTTGGTACTGAAGACAAATTCCACCAACTCAACCCTACAACAGCGGCTGTTGTAGTGATTACAAACCCTAAGAAAATTTTCCAATAGGTTTGTTTTAACAGCATAGAAAAATGATTCTTGTTTAGAAATTGACTTGTAATTTTCATTGCCACATCAACATTTTTATCAGAGTTCTTTTTTGCTTATCTTTTCTTTTTTTTGTTGCTTTTTCCCTTTTTCAATTCTAAATCTCATAAAAAAGAAAACTGTGATTCCGCTCAGACCCAC
This portion of the Brasilonema sennae CENA114 genome encodes:
- a CDS encoding DUF2382 domain-containing protein; the protein is MPLYKLADFDPNYAETLGGDDITTLDLYTEGGVRVGSVSDVLVDADGRFRYLVIDTEYNSSNKRILLPIGLSRTDYNQRRVYVDGLSKEQVQSLPVYKDDMSVDYDYEEQLRNAYRPNSSDVNHNQDTYNYKQDAPLYDLNDQNHQTFKLYQERLIANKNRVKTGEVAVSKHIETEIARVSVPIEKERVIIERINPTDAGIAVNPSEFQFQEGEIARIEIYEEKPDIHKETFVREEVRVRKVVKTQTIEAQETIRREELDVRTQGDLPIAQTDMNPNDLV
- a CDS encoding bifunctional 4-hydroxy-2-oxoglutarate aldolase/2-dehydro-3-deoxy-phosphogluconate aldolase, coding for MSGQAWLSQLKQHKVIAVVRAPKVSLTRQMALAVASGGIQLIEITWNSAGATELIAQLKIELPNCTIGTGTLLNLEQMQEAIAAGAQFLFTPHVDPKMIQAAVDIGVTIIPGALSPTEIVTAWSCGATCVKVFPTEAMGGVSYIRSLRGPLGHIPLIPTGGVTLENAKEFLEAGAIAVGLSSQLFPKEFVDTQNWEAITSKAASLMQKIS
- a CDS encoding WD40 repeat domain-containing protein — protein: MLLKQTYWKIFLGFVITTTAAVVGLSWWNLSSVPKTSSTSKSLLTTRPIRTLKAHSVWVYAVAISQDGKTLVSGSYDGTLKIWNLQTGKLLDTIDGHSDAVESLAISSDGRMLVSGSWDNEVKLWNLQTRKLIRTFSGHLDDVESVAISPDGKQIASGSWDKTIKLWNVKTGEVIRTIKQQDAVRTLVISPNGQLLVSGNEDGKIMIWDFKTGKLRTPLAAHDQAVWSIALSPDGKTLASGSYDRTIKLWNSQTGELLHTLSGHDNGVWSVGFSPDGKQIASGSYDRTIKLWNVQTGQLLNTLVGHNKAVWSVAFNPQNHTLASGSADKTIKIWQVPSKTDIVTLPSAVELAAVLTKQPESTDSTLFYPLNQKVYNQVNQAWEQRGRSQENLVYRLGAASDGAILGYQLVNSNGGYSTEETTKKNDLLSRLVKRRPATREAIVHFRVVFTKQGILQVSPWQGYNTTN
- a CDS encoding DUF2382 domain-containing protein: MIDKEYNISHEKASKIARIGNLLKNLRAKVKKYAVIAREGQVVGEVRDLIIDINRQVNFVVSKSDSQENDRLILLSSKLVEKIDSPNKFIFINLKKSQVQYLPNYIERETQDSEMEDNLNTQEANRQNSELIAAVAAATNSQVSSVEDVIRLLGERLIIERTKHKVGEVIVRKEIETQIVQVPIRREKLIVEQISPEYKQLAQIDLGGEAISGVDLIQRETSAPTTSHSDDDLTVSGEVSSPKISTTSHLDDDLTVSGEVSSPKISTTTHSDDGLTVSGEFSSPKIASLLLNAIALERNHGCKAVRVTVIVEDEEHQKTYKEWFARTSKK
- a CDS encoding DUF2382 domain-containing protein, with amino-acid sequence MGLYKIADFDADYKDTFQGNDIKGMGVYGEGSDEKVGTVSDVLVDEEGHFRYLVVDLGFWIFGKKVLLPVGRSRIDYNVDRVYAIGMTREQAERLPEYNEHDVLDYDYEERVRGTYRAPLDTTTPLEASAGLGDPTYSAATAGYQPTPVVPTPVVPTPAVNNPTYDRDTYKYDQDAPLYNMNDQDHQTLRLYEERLVANKRRQKAGEVTVGKHIETETARVAIPVEKERVVVERVTPADAGRAVAPGEATFREGEVARVEIYEETADVRKEAFLREEVRVKKVVDQDTVEAQETIRREELDINAPGLPIDER